The genome window ATGTTGGGTGTGGGCGGGCTCGAAAACAGGATATGCATCAGGGTTTCCACGGAGATGAATGGAAAGAAGTGCGTCTTGATATCTCCAACTCGGTCAATCCTGATATTGTAGGCGATATGCGCGATATGCCAACCGTGGCAAGTCATTCGATGGATGGTCTATTTTCCTCGCATAATTTGGAACATGTCTATGCTCACGAAGTACCAAAGGTACTTGGAGAGTTTTTCCGAGTTATTAAACCCGGTGGATTAGCGGTCATTACCTTGCCAGATATTCAATCGGTTGCGTTTAGTATTGCGAAAGGTGGATTGGAAGAGGCGTTATATGAGTCTCCTGTTGGCCCTATTACGCCGTTGGAAATGCTCTATGGTTATAATAAGTCACTCGAACAAGGTGAACATTATATGGCCCA of Rickettsiales bacterium contains these proteins:
- a CDS encoding methyltransferase domain-containing protein yields the protein MPRKKQKPRKATIQKNLKQAVKPTVIQAEPGQKLVLHVGCGRARKQDMHQGFHGDEWKEVRLDISNSVNPDIVGDMRDMPTVASHSMDGLFSSHNLEHVYAHEVPKVLGEFFRVIKPGGLAVITLPDIQSVAFSIAKGGLEEALYESPVGPITPLEMLYGYNKSLEQGEHYMAHKTAFTAQTLAVKMLNAGFHNVTVARQAEGHSLWARGFKPGEKLKNAVHKAELKGNYDKAVIDLPRPGEKKDDLDASPKLWKALGLNKGQQSLF